A window from Onychostoma macrolepis isolate SWU-2019 chromosome 07, ASM1243209v1, whole genome shotgun sequence encodes these proteins:
- the LOC131543756 gene encoding butyrophilin subfamily 2 member A1-like isoform X1 → MLSIIIALLNLFIEIAVSFTVVVPADPVVAHVGSSVILPCWISPPETAEALEIRWYRHDFNNPVLLYNHRKIQDIQECFRNRTSLSLRSDQSGGLKDGDVSLRLEKLTFQDEGPFHCYASGDTVYDSKVVDLKITDPSDPSDPSDPWKALFFTLLICALLGLVAFILYKCRDKLTGKKPAEENCEGTMEKLIKEVVEDMTMEELRRHAVEISIDRERSHPDLTVSKDCKIVRDGPEYNHTGEGFPYELCAFGAQRFTSGRHYWEVDLARDNTPPKHYWLIGVVKEGSSASKHRSAVTASAGFWFLCSDGPNGFHSNTDQSIILSLNPRPERLGVLLDYDDGQLSFYNVTERKHHLTISSRFSGSVVPLFNPGVGDESPLTILDCPEPVESAAESNTACVKMDVCPQKH, encoded by the exons TGTCGTTCACTGTAGTGGTTCCTGCTGATCCTGTAGTGGCTCATGTGGGATCCTCAGTGATTCTGCCCTGCTGGATCTCTCCTCCTGAGACCGCTGAAGCTCTGGAGATCCGCTGGTACCGTCACGACTTCAACAACCCTGTTCTGCTCTATAATCACAGGAAGATCCAGGACATCCAGGAGTGTTTCAGGAACCGAACCTCTTTGTCTCTGCGGTCAGATCAGTCTGGTGGACTGAAGGATGGAGACGTCTCTCTGCGGCTGGAGAAACTCACATTTCAGGATGAAGGTCCATTTCACTGTTATGCGAGTGGAGACACAGTATATGACAGCAAAGTGGTAGATCTCAAAATCACTG ATCCATCAGATCCATCAGATCCATCAGATCCATGGAAGGCTCTTTTCTTCACCCTCCTCATCTGTGCTCTTCTGGGTTTGGTTGCTTTTATTCTCTACAAATGCAGAGACAAACTAACAG GAAAGAAACCAGCTGAAGAAA ATTGTGAGGGAACGATGGAGAAACTGATAAAAGAAG ttGTGGAAGACATGACTATGGAAGAACTGAGGAGACATGCAG TTGAGATCAGTATTGACCGTGAGCGTTCACATCCAGATCTGACGGTTTCTAAGGACTGTAAAATCGTGAGGGACGGTCCAGAATATAATCACACTGGAGAGGGATTTCCATATGAATTATGTGCATTTGGAGCCCAAAGATTCACCTCTGGTCGTCACTATTGGGAGGTGGATCTGGCACGAGACAATACACCTCCCAAACACTACTGGTTAATTGGTGTGGTGAAAGAAGGAAGTTCTGCTTCAAAACACAGATCTGCTGTAACTGCATCAGCTGGTTTCTGGTTCTTGTGTTCAGACGGTCCTAATGGCTTTCACAGCAACACTGACCAATCAATTATACTCTCACTGAACCCGAGACCTGAGCGACTGGGAGTTCTGTTAGATTATGATGACGGTCAGCTGTCATTTTACAACGTCACAGAGAGAAAACATCACCTGACCATCAGCAGCAGATTCTCTGGATCAGTCGTTCCTCTGTTCAATCCTGGTGTGGGTGATGAGAGTCCACTTACAATCCTGGATTGTCCAGAACCTGTAGAATCAGCTGCAGAGTCCAACACAGCATGTGTAAAGATGGACGTATGTCCtcaaaaacactga
- the LOC131543914 gene encoding LOW QUALITY PROTEIN: butyrophilin-like protein 8 (The sequence of the model RefSeq protein was modified relative to this genomic sequence to represent the inferred CDS: inserted 1 base in 1 codon), whose translation MTFVCGMLSIIITLLVNLLVETSESFIVMVPGDPVVAHVGSSVILSCWISPPENAEALEIRWYRHDFNNPVLLYNHRKIQDIQECFRNRSSLSLRSDQSGGLKDGDVSLRLEKLTFQDEGPFHCYASGDTEYGSREIALKITDPADPSGPWKALFVTLLICALLGLVGLILYRYRHKLTGKKAADEIVGEINLEELRKHAVKISIERERLHPDLMVTKNLKMVRNSAEYNHTDEGFPYELCTFGAQRFTSGRHYWEVDLTRDNTPPKHYWLIGVVKERSSASKHRSAVTASAGFWFLCSDGPHGFHSNTDPPVKLSLTPRPERLGVLLDYDDGQLSFYNVTERKHLLTISSRFSGSVVPLFNPGAGDEIXEILDCPEPVESAAESIQPFLSNNSSD comes from the exons ATGACCTTTGTCTGCG GCATGTTGTCGATTATTATCACTTTACTGGTGAATCTCCTCGTAGAGACTTCAG AGTCGTTTATTGTGATGGTTCCTGGTGATCCTGTAGTGGCTCATGTGGGATCCTCAGTGATTCTGTCCTGCTGGATCTCTCCTCCTGAGAACGCTGAAGCTCTGGAGATCCGCTGGTACCGTCACGACTTCAACAACCCTGTTCTGCTCTATAATCACAGGAAGATCCAGGACATCCAGGAGTGTTTCAGGAACCGAAGCTCTCTTTCTCTGCGGTCAGATCAGTCTGGTGGACTGAAGGATGGAGACGTCTCTCTACGGCTGGAGAAACTCACATTTCAGGATGAAGGTCCGTTTCACTGTTATGCGAGTGGAGACACAGAATATGGCAGCCGAGAGATAGCTCTCAAAATCACTG ATCCAGCGGATCCGTCAGGTCCATGGAAGGCTCTTTTCGTCACCCTCCTCATCTGTGCTCTTCTGGGGTTGGTTGGGTTGATCCTCTACAGATACAGACACAAACTAACCG GAAAGAAAGCAGCAGATGAAA TTGTGGGAGAAATAAATCTAGAAGAACTGAGGAAACATGCAG TTAAGATCAGTATTGAGCGTGAGCGTTTACATCCAGATCTGATGGTCACTAAGAACCTTAAAATGGTGAGGAACAGTGCTGAATATAATCACACTGATGAGGGATTTCCATATGAATTATGTACATTTGGAGCCCAGAGATTCACTTCTGGTCGTCACTATTGGGAAGTAGATCTGACACGAGACAATACACCTCCCAAACACTACTGGTTAATTGGTGTGGTGAAAGAGAGAAGTTCTGCTTCAAAACACAGATCTGCTGTAACTGCATCAGCTGGTTTCTGGTTCTTGTGTTCAGACGGTCCTCATGGCTTTCACAGCAACACTGATCCACCAGTTAAACTCTCTCTGACCCCGAGACCTGAGCGACTGGGAGTTCTGTTAGATTATGATGACGGTCAGCTGTCATTTTACAACGTCACAGAGAGAAAACATCTCCTGACCATCAGCAGCAGATTCTCTGGATCAGTCGTTCCTCTGTTCAATCCTGGAGCGGGTGATGAGA CTGAAATCCTGGATTGTCCAGAACCTGTAGAATCAGCTGCAGAGTCCATTCAGCCTTTCCTGAGTAACAACAGCTCAGACTGA
- the LOC131543756 gene encoding butyrophilin subfamily 2 member A2-like isoform X2, whose amino-acid sequence MKGVSFTVVVPADPVVAHVGSSVILPCWISPPETAEALEIRWYRHDFNNPVLLYNHRKIQDIQECFRNRTSLSLRSDQSGGLKDGDVSLRLEKLTFQDEGPFHCYASGDTVYDSKVVDLKITDPSDPSDPSDPWKALFFTLLICALLGLVAFILYKCRDKLTGKKPAEENCEGTMEKLIKEVVEDMTMEELRRHAVEISIDRERSHPDLTVSKDCKIVRDGPEYNHTGEGFPYELCAFGAQRFTSGRHYWEVDLARDNTPPKHYWLIGVVKEGSSASKHRSAVTASAGFWFLCSDGPNGFHSNTDQSIILSLNPRPERLGVLLDYDDGQLSFYNVTERKHHLTISSRFSGSVVPLFNPGVGDESPLTILDCPEPVESAAESNTACVKMDVCPQKH is encoded by the exons ATGAAAGGAG TGTCGTTCACTGTAGTGGTTCCTGCTGATCCTGTAGTGGCTCATGTGGGATCCTCAGTGATTCTGCCCTGCTGGATCTCTCCTCCTGAGACCGCTGAAGCTCTGGAGATCCGCTGGTACCGTCACGACTTCAACAACCCTGTTCTGCTCTATAATCACAGGAAGATCCAGGACATCCAGGAGTGTTTCAGGAACCGAACCTCTTTGTCTCTGCGGTCAGATCAGTCTGGTGGACTGAAGGATGGAGACGTCTCTCTGCGGCTGGAGAAACTCACATTTCAGGATGAAGGTCCATTTCACTGTTATGCGAGTGGAGACACAGTATATGACAGCAAAGTGGTAGATCTCAAAATCACTG ATCCATCAGATCCATCAGATCCATCAGATCCATGGAAGGCTCTTTTCTTCACCCTCCTCATCTGTGCTCTTCTGGGTTTGGTTGCTTTTATTCTCTACAAATGCAGAGACAAACTAACAG GAAAGAAACCAGCTGAAGAAA ATTGTGAGGGAACGATGGAGAAACTGATAAAAGAAG ttGTGGAAGACATGACTATGGAAGAACTGAGGAGACATGCAG TTGAGATCAGTATTGACCGTGAGCGTTCACATCCAGATCTGACGGTTTCTAAGGACTGTAAAATCGTGAGGGACGGTCCAGAATATAATCACACTGGAGAGGGATTTCCATATGAATTATGTGCATTTGGAGCCCAAAGATTCACCTCTGGTCGTCACTATTGGGAGGTGGATCTGGCACGAGACAATACACCTCCCAAACACTACTGGTTAATTGGTGTGGTGAAAGAAGGAAGTTCTGCTTCAAAACACAGATCTGCTGTAACTGCATCAGCTGGTTTCTGGTTCTTGTGTTCAGACGGTCCTAATGGCTTTCACAGCAACACTGACCAATCAATTATACTCTCACTGAACCCGAGACCTGAGCGACTGGGAGTTCTGTTAGATTATGATGACGGTCAGCTGTCATTTTACAACGTCACAGAGAGAAAACATCACCTGACCATCAGCAGCAGATTCTCTGGATCAGTCGTTCCTCTGTTCAATCCTGGTGTGGGTGATGAGAGTCCACTTACAATCCTGGATTGTCCAGAACCTGTAGAATCAGCTGCAGAGTCCAACACAGCATGTGTAAAGATGGACGTATGTCCtcaaaaacactga